The Cucumis melo cultivar AY chromosome 5, USDA_Cmelo_AY_1.0, whole genome shotgun sequence genome has a segment encoding these proteins:
- the LOC103491583 gene encoding serine/threonine-protein phosphatase PP2A-2 catalytic subunit, producing MDSVSSNSHGNLDEQISQLMQCKPLNEQEVRVLCEKAKEILMDESNVQPVKSPVTICGDIHGQFHDLAELFRIGGKCPDTNYLFMGDYVDRGYYSVETVTLLVALKVRYPQRITILRGNHESRQITQVYGFYDECLRKYGNANVWKIFTDLFDYFPLTALVESEIFCLHGGLSPSIETLDNIRNFDRVQEVPHEGPMCDLLWSDPDDRCGWGISPRGAGYTFGQDISEQFNHSNNLKLIARAHQLVMEGYNWSHEQKVVTIFSAPNYCYRCGNMASILEVDDCKAHTFIQFEPAPRRGEPDVTRRTPDYFL from the exons ATGGATTCCGTTTCTTCTAACTCCCACGGAAATCTGGACGAGCAGATTTCCCAGCTCATGCAGTGCAAGCCCTTGAACGAGCAGGAg GTAAGAGTATTGTGTGAGAAAGCTAAGGAGATACTTATGGACGAGAGCAATGTTCAG CCTGTTAAAAGTCCGGTAACAATATGTGGTGATATTCACGGGCAATTTCATGATCTTGCAGAACTCTTTCGCATTGGAGGGAAG TGTCCAGATACAAATTACTTGTTTATGGGAGATTATGTTGATCGTGGCTACTACTCAGTTGAAACTGTTACA CTTTTAGTGGCCCTTAAAGTCCGATATCCTCAACGCATCACAATTCTTAGAGGAAATCATGAAAGTCGTCAG ATAACACAAGTTTATGGGTTCTATGACGAATGCTTGAGAAA GTATGGCAATGCTAATGTTTGGAAGATTTTTACTGACCTGTTCGACTATTTTCCGTTGACAGCACTG GTGGAATCAGAAATATTCTGTCTGCATGGTGGTTTGTCGCCATCCATTGAAACCCTCGACAATATACGGAATTTTGATCGTGTTCAAGAAGTTCCTCATGAAGGTCCCATGTGTGATCTCTTATGGTCTGACCCAGATGATCGATGTGGGTGGGGAATTTCTCCAAGAGGTGCTGGATATACCTTTGGTCAG GACATATCTGAGCAGTTTAACCATAGTAATAATTTAAAGTTGATTGCAAGAGCTCATCAGCTAGTGATGGAAGGCTATAACTGGAGTCAT GAACAAAAAGTTGTGACTATATTTAGTGCGCCTAATTATTGTTACCGCTGTGGAAATATGGCATCAATTTTGGAAGTTGATGACTGCAAGGCGCACACTTTCATTCAG TTCGAACCAGCTCCAAGGAGGGGTGAACCGGATGTTACTCGAAGAACTCCTGATTACTTCTTATGA